From the Psychrobacillus sp. FSL K6-4046 genome, one window contains:
- a CDS encoding amidohydrolase — MRIIYTNGNIFTMNLGEPLVQTIVIEHEKIVDLGTNEDMLLHWGRDNATVIDLDGKYVFPGLIDSHLHISSVGINAQELDLTGIESKEKLLNVISNKASSIQPGEWILGRGWDENIFPDKQIPSIEELDYVSPGSPLFLPRICGHAFLVNSKALEQSGYHSDMPVPFGGTVVTSLETNKPTGLLLETASNLITDRIPAKSYAQLKSALKWGLEAALKVGMTSIHTNDPTYLNGAKQTYKLFDELINKEGLGPRSNLLIDYKYLEELKDAGMPAGFGNDKVMIGAIKFFADGALGGRTALLSQSYADSPSNYGSSMYEKEELLELMKNCREFNMPIAVHTIGDQALIDVLDNLDHLKPVAYRDRLIHVSILNNELIERLASPHRIIDVQPRFVASDYPWIVDRLGETRANMSYPFKTLLERGVITAGSSDAPIEPLNPLLGIHAAVTRKKIGEVHQGYNEAEKISMYQAFKMFTIGGAFATNEEHTKGTLERGKYGDMTVLNKNPFSMENADELLETEVEMTIIGGEIKYRK; from the coding sequence ATGAGAATAATCTATACAAACGGCAATATTTTTACAATGAATTTAGGGGAGCCGCTAGTTCAGACTATTGTAATAGAACATGAGAAAATTGTAGATTTAGGCACGAATGAAGATATGCTCCTTCATTGGGGAAGAGACAATGCGACTGTAATTGATTTGGATGGTAAGTACGTATTTCCAGGATTGATAGACAGTCATTTACATATTTCGAGTGTAGGGATTAATGCACAGGAGTTAGACCTGACCGGAATTGAAAGTAAAGAAAAGTTGCTAAATGTTATTAGTAACAAGGCTAGCTCTATTCAACCGGGTGAATGGATCCTAGGTAGGGGCTGGGATGAAAACATCTTCCCCGACAAGCAAATTCCTTCCATTGAAGAATTAGACTATGTCTCACCGGGTTCCCCATTATTTTTACCAAGAATTTGTGGGCATGCCTTCCTAGTAAATTCAAAGGCTTTAGAGCAAAGTGGGTATCATTCGGATATGCCAGTACCCTTTGGAGGAACAGTCGTAACTAGTTTGGAAACCAATAAACCGACTGGATTATTGCTTGAGACAGCTTCTAACCTAATTACTGACCGAATTCCAGCGAAAAGCTATGCACAGCTCAAGTCTGCTTTAAAATGGGGATTAGAGGCAGCATTAAAAGTTGGTATGACCAGTATACATACGAACGATCCTACATATTTAAATGGAGCTAAACAAACATACAAATTGTTTGATGAACTTATCAATAAGGAGGGCTTGGGTCCTCGAAGTAATCTTTTAATTGACTATAAGTATCTAGAAGAACTTAAGGATGCAGGTATGCCTGCAGGATTTGGAAACGACAAAGTGATGATTGGAGCAATAAAGTTTTTTGCAGATGGAGCATTGGGTGGAAGAACGGCGCTATTATCCCAATCTTATGCTGATAGTCCGAGTAACTATGGAAGCTCCATGTATGAAAAAGAAGAACTGTTAGAGCTGATGAAAAACTGTAGAGAATTTAATATGCCTATTGCAGTTCATACCATAGGGGATCAGGCATTAATAGACGTTTTGGACAACCTGGATCATTTAAAGCCGGTTGCTTATAGAGATAGGCTAATACATGTGTCTATTTTAAACAATGAACTAATTGAACGTCTGGCAAGCCCTCATCGAATAATAGATGTACAACCTAGATTCGTAGCAAGCGATTATCCGTGGATTGTGGATCGACTTGGAGAGACTCGTGCCAATATGTCTTATCCATTTAAAACTTTACTAGAACGAGGTGTAATCACTGCCGGTAGCTCTGATGCCCCAATAGAGCCACTGAATCCTTTATTAGGCATTCATGCTGCCGTTACGCGTAAAAAGATAGGAGAAGTACATCAAGGCTATAATGAAGCTGAGAAAATTTCCATGTACCAGGCGTTTAAAATGTTTACCATTGGAGGGGCCTTCGCAACTAATGAGGAACACACGAAAGGAACTTTAGAAAGAGGAAAGTATGGGGACATGACTGTTCTAAACAAAAATCCGTTTAGTATGGAAAATGCGGATGAACTTTTAGAAACTGAAGTAGAAATGACTATTATCGGTGGAGAAATAAAATATAGAAAATAA
- a CDS encoding amino acid carrier protein, giving the protein MEAWLETIVGWLWGLPLIFTVLFVGLYFTIGSKLFQFGYLPHIFKVTFGDLFKKRDKSADAKGILTPFQAVSTAIGGSVGVGNIGGVATAIAIGGPGAVLWMWLTALLGMITKTVEVTLSVHYRNTDEKGQPFGGPTYYMEKGLGEEKNFKFWKVPAILFGVGIFTTFFITLQNYTISEALSSSFNIDMIPASFIYLILIYIIIYGGIKRIGEIAGRLVPFMCIFYVLAGLFIIFKNYTEIIPVFALIFDSAFTGTAAVGGFAGAAIAQVIRMGVARAVYSNEAGWGTSPMIHSTAKTSHPVKQGMWGAVEVFVDTIIVCTITAFTIIITGVWSSGLDGAALTLSAFEIGIGEFGRYVITISIFLFGLTTSTGWYTYYEILLRQVFGDEKKLTLKYKILLWFKWLYPIPGFLMVVYAVMYNLPGKAVWYFADITTAIPTFVNLVVLLFLSKKFFELLRDYKARYLNIGVVDPNFNVFYEDRLKKKK; this is encoded by the coding sequence ATGGAAGCATGGTTGGAAACAATAGTTGGATGGCTATGGGGATTACCTTTAATATTTACAGTTCTCTTTGTAGGACTCTACTTTACGATAGGAAGTAAGTTGTTTCAATTTGGCTATTTGCCTCATATTTTCAAGGTGACTTTCGGGGACTTGTTTAAAAAAAGAGACAAATCGGCTGATGCGAAGGGTATATTAACACCATTTCAAGCAGTAAGCACTGCAATAGGTGGCAGTGTAGGAGTAGGGAATATAGGCGGTGTTGCAACTGCTATAGCTATTGGAGGACCTGGTGCTGTCCTGTGGATGTGGCTTACCGCTTTATTAGGAATGATCACGAAAACAGTAGAAGTAACTCTATCTGTCCATTACAGAAATACAGATGAAAAAGGCCAACCATTTGGTGGACCCACTTATTATATGGAGAAAGGCTTAGGAGAAGAGAAGAACTTTAAGTTTTGGAAGGTACCTGCTATTCTTTTTGGTGTTGGAATATTTACTACATTCTTCATCACGCTTCAAAATTATACGATTTCCGAGGCTTTAAGCTCTTCATTTAATATAGACATGATTCCGGCATCCTTCATCTATCTAATTCTTATTTATATTATTATTTATGGAGGAATTAAACGAATTGGAGAAATAGCTGGGCGGCTTGTACCTTTTATGTGTATTTTCTACGTGCTGGCCGGACTGTTTATTATTTTTAAAAATTACACGGAGATTATTCCCGTTTTTGCTTTAATATTCGATAGTGCCTTCACTGGAACTGCTGCAGTAGGCGGGTTTGCTGGAGCAGCAATCGCTCAAGTGATTCGCATGGGTGTAGCAAGAGCCGTCTATAGTAATGAGGCAGGCTGGGGTACATCTCCAATGATTCACTCTACGGCTAAAACTAGTCATCCGGTTAAACAAGGAATGTGGGGAGCAGTAGAAGTATTTGTAGATACAATTATCGTTTGTACAATAACAGCATTTACTATAATTATCACTGGTGTCTGGTCTTCAGGATTAGATGGTGCTGCGTTAACACTGTCGGCTTTTGAAATTGGAATTGGTGAATTTGGCAGATATGTAATCACTATTTCTATTTTCCTTTTCGGTCTAACTACATCTACAGGCTGGTATACGTACTATGAAATTTTGTTAAGACAAGTCTTTGGGGATGAAAAGAAGTTAACGTTAAAATATAAGATTTTGCTTTGGTTTAAATGGCTTTACCCAATACCTGGGTTCCTAATGGTTGTTTATGCTGTGATGTATAACCTGCCTGGGAAGGCGGTATGGTATTTTGCTGATATTACTACAGCGATCCCTACCTTCGTAAACTTAGTTGTCTTACTATTTTTAAGCAAGAAATTCTTTGAGTTATTAAGAGATTACAAGGCTAGATATTTAAATATAGGCGTGGTGGATCCAAATTTTAATGTGTTTTATGAGGATCGATTGAAGAAGAAAAAATGA
- a CDS encoding pyrimidine dimer DNA glycosylase/endonuclease V, which translates to MRLWHQHLLSSLPKSQLLAQWRELNSIFVKEDRHILINYIYNYPKDDLFAYTQLVLLEMRKRNINIRTVDKMEKHFEGRSYKTLANPFEHHHTKEYLEICYFNLKEKFMRGQKDFNTEQYESLMSVYKKQT; encoded by the coding sequence TTGCGCTTATGGCATCAACATTTACTAAGCTCTTTACCGAAATCCCAACTGTTGGCACAATGGCGTGAGTTAAACAGTATTTTTGTGAAAGAAGATCGCCATATTTTAATAAACTATATTTATAACTACCCAAAAGATGATCTGTTTGCTTATACCCAATTGGTCTTACTGGAAATGCGTAAACGCAACATAAATATACGTACAGTAGATAAAATGGAAAAACATTTTGAAGGCCGCTCTTATAAAACGTTAGCAAATCCATTTGAGCATCATCATACGAAAGAATATTTAGAGATATGTTATTTTAATCTAAAAGAAAAATTTATGCGTGGGCAGAAGGATTTTAATACTGAACAGTATGAATCCTTAATGTCCGTTTACAAAAAGCAAACGTGA
- a CDS encoding Ku protein codes for MHTVWKGSISFGLVNIPVKLHTATDNKDIKLRQLHKECMKPISYKKVCEGCSEEVKPEDIVRAYEYSKNKFVVLDEEELEKLRKENEDKAVQIIDFVKLEEIDPIYFEKSYFLAPDSGGSKAYSLLTKALEESGKIGVAKIIIRAKEQLAVVRVYKELLVMETIHFPDEVRKASDVPNIPLDQTVVQKELETALLLVEQLTTEFNPEKYTDDYRTALMELIEEKKVSSPPIETDSKQQPAATSNVTDLMAALQASLDKTKKKKTPARKRTPKAKTS; via the coding sequence ATGCATACAGTTTGGAAAGGAAGCATCAGTTTTGGACTTGTCAATATTCCTGTAAAGCTTCATACTGCAACTGATAATAAAGATATTAAATTACGCCAACTTCATAAGGAATGCATGAAGCCTATTTCCTATAAAAAGGTTTGTGAGGGCTGTAGTGAAGAAGTGAAACCTGAAGATATCGTGAGGGCTTACGAGTATTCTAAAAACAAGTTTGTCGTCTTGGATGAAGAGGAACTTGAAAAGCTGCGAAAGGAAAATGAGGATAAAGCCGTACAAATAATCGATTTTGTGAAACTAGAAGAAATTGATCCTATCTATTTTGAAAAAAGCTATTTTTTAGCTCCTGACAGTGGTGGCTCTAAGGCATACTCCCTTTTAACAAAAGCTTTAGAGGAATCTGGCAAAATTGGCGTAGCTAAAATTATTATAAGAGCTAAAGAACAGCTAGCAGTTGTGCGTGTATACAAGGAATTGCTCGTTATGGAAACCATTCATTTCCCTGATGAAGTGAGAAAGGCTTCAGACGTTCCAAATATCCCACTTGACCAAACAGTCGTACAAAAGGAATTAGAAACTGCCTTGCTATTAGTCGAACAGCTAACTACTGAATTTAACCCTGAAAAATACACAGATGATTACCGCACTGCACTTATGGAATTAATCGAAGAGAAAAAAGTTAGCAGTCCGCCTATTGAAACGGACAGTAAACAACAGCCTGCAGCAACATCAAATGTTACGGATTTAATGGCAGCGTTACAAGCTTCCTTAGATAAAACAAAAAAGAAAAAGACGCCTGCTCGGAAAAGAACTCCAAAGGCAAAGACATCTTAA